AGATTTCCTCTTGTTTTACCATTATTATCAATACCTTTCATGTATTAATATTAATTATGAATAGTCCTTTATCACTTTTTATAATTATAACTTATCATTTATCGGCACGTCAAGCAAGTAATTCAACCTGCCGAGTCAATCTGCAAATTTTCCCAGATTGCAAATGATTACAATAAGCCGCTATAACACTGTATAGTATTATTTCTCCCGCAGAGACGCAGAGACGCAGAGGATATCATTCTTTCAAGCCATTGACACATCGGGTAATACCGGCTTTCATCAGGGCTTCGCCAAAGTTGAGCAGATAGCCAAGCTTGCACCCTGTAAGTCGCAGATAGGTCTGTACCTGCTTCTTATGTGCTGCTGTCACCTTCTCAATCGATTTCACTTCCAGGATAACCTTGTCATTAACAATGATGTCCGCACGGAACCCTTCGTCAAACTTGATGTTTTTGTACTGGATCGGCAGAGGAACCTGCCGTTCAACCTTCAGCCCTCGATCCTGCAATTCCCGAGCTAAGACGATTTCGTACACGGTTTCAAGGTGCCCCGGACCAAGCTCGCGATGCACGGCAATAGCACAATCAACCACCATTGTCCCTATATCATTTTCGTTCATTCTCTGCGCCTCTGCGTCTCTGCGGGAGATCGTTCCCCATCATTCATACAGTGTTATAGCGGGTTATTGAATAATTATACGACAGATTCATTGCCGGAGACCTTACCATTCCCCTTGCCTTTACCGCCCTCCGATATTATAATAGCCCCTGCTGATAGTTATCCATACTTTTTCGATATTCAAGTTTTTCTGATATATGAGCCAATACTGAAGTCCTGCTCATGGAGGATATTTTCTGCCCGATAAGGCGACTTCATCACCAGTATGGGCAAATGGAGTATAGATATATGATTCTGACTTTGCAATCCAGCCTGGACAAGCAAAAGTATTACGTGCTGGAGTTCCAGACATCTGACCGCAACCCTGCCCAGGCTCCTTCCGGGCCAGAGGCAGCAATGAAGTCCTCTTCAGGTCCGGTTCCGGTTTCCGGGGTCTCCTCCGGCCTTGACCCGGAGACTCTGGACCGGATTGCCTGGCTGTTTCAGGCCAGGCCGGTTTCCATCAGAACGGGGTTATTTATCGGCCCCCGCAGGGAAATGGTAACTCCCTGGTCAACGAATGCGGTGGAAATCCTGAAGAACACCGGCATCTCCGGCATCATCAGGGCTGAGGAGTTCATGCTGGTTGAGCCTTCATCCTCATCAGGAAACCAGCCGCCGGACATCGACCCCATGCTTCAGGAAGTATACCACCGGATTGACGATCAGCTCTTTGCCCCGCAGATCAAGCCCGTGCCCGTCCGGCAGATCGAAGATATTGCCGCCTATAACCGGGAAGCGGGCCTGGCCCTTTCCGACCAGGAAGTTGACTACCTGACATCCTATGCCCGGAAAGCGGGCCGCCATCTGACCGATGCCGAGCTGTTCGGCTTTGCTCAGGCCAATTCCGAGCACTGCCGGCACAAGATATTCAAGGGTAAATATGTTCTGGACGGCCAGGTGCAGCAGTTGTCCCTTTTTGACTGGATCCGGCAGACCTCGTTGCAGAATCCGGCCAATATTGTCAGTGCCTATTCGGACAATGTGGCCTTTTTTAAGGGCCCGGTCGTGGAGCAGTTTGCCCCGGATGAATCGGGCCGCTTCAGGGTGCGGGAGATCGAATCGACCTTAAGCCTGAAGGCTGAAACTCACAACTTTCCGACCACGGTCTGTGCCTTTCCCGGCGCTGCCACCGGCACGGGCGGCGAGATCCGCGACCGCATGGGAGGGGGCATCGGTTCTCTCCCCGGCGTTGGCACAGCCGGATATCTCACCTCCTATGCCCGCATGAGTGATCTTCCCTGGGAGGATGCCCTGCCCGCCCGCGAGTATCTCTACCAGGACCCGGCCACGATCCTGATCCAGGCATCCAACGGCGCGTCAGATTATGGCAACAAGTTCGGCCAGCCGCTGATCGCCGGAACGGTCACTACCTTCGAGCACACAACCGGCGAGGTATTCTGGGGTTTCGACAAGGTAATCATGCTGGCCGGAGGCGTGGGCCAGGCCAACATCCGGCATGCCCACAAGAAGGTTCCTGCCAGGGGGGACCGGGTCATCCTGCTGGGAGGGGATAATTACCGGATCGGCATTGCCGGAGGGTCGGTCTCTTCGGTCAACACGGGCGAGATGGAAAAGAAGCTCGAACTGAATGCTGTCCAGCGGGCCAATGCCGAGATGCAGCAGCGGGTTTACCGCGTGCTCCGGGCACTGGCCGAGGATGCTGATCACAATCCGGTTGTTTCCCTGCACGATCATGGTGCAGGCGGCCACTTCAACTGCTTCTCGGAGCTTCTCGAACAGTGCGGCGGCGTTATTCTCATGGACCGGCTGCCCCTGGGTGATCCCACCCTGTCTGACCTCGAGATCATCGGCAACGAATCCCAGGAGCGCATGGGGCTGATCGTTCCGGAATCGGCAGTGGAGCGCATCCTGAAAATCGCCGACCGGGAGCGCTGCCCCTGCTTTGTGGTCGGAACCTGCACCGGAGACGGCAGGCTGGTTTTCCAGTGGGAGGACAGGCATGCTCTGAACGGGGAGGGCAATAATACCCCGGTTGACCTGGACCTGAAGTTTCTCTTTGGCAATCCTCCCAAAACTGAAACCCGGGCCGAAACGATTGAGGTAAACTTCCCTCCGGTCACCATTCCCGAAGCATCCCTTGAGGAGCACCTTCGGCGAGTGCTCCGGCTGACCAAGGTGGCCAGCAAGGAGTGGCTGACCCATAAAGCGGACCGCTCGGTGACCGGCCTTGTGGCCCAGCAGCAGACCGTCGGCCCCTGTCAACTGCCCCTTTCGGATGTGGCTGTCAAGGCCCTTGATTACACGGGAAATCACGGTCTGGCCCTGGGGATGGGAGATAACCCGATCTGCGGTCTGGTCAGCCCCGAAGCCGGAGCGCGGATGTCAGTGGCCGAAGCCCTCCTGAACATCGTCTTTGCACCGTTAGTCAAGGGGCTCGATTCGGTGGTCCTCAGCGCCAACTGGATGTGGCCGTATAACCAGCCTGGAGAAAAGGCCAGTCTCTACCGGGCGGTCCGGGCCCTGGGAGAGGTCTGCCTGGGACTTGGGATCGCCGTGCCGACAGGCAAGGACTCCCTGTCCATGTCCCAGCAATACCCTTCGGGGATGGTGGTCCGCTCTCCCGGAACGGTCATTGTCACCGCAGCCGGATGGTGCGATGACCTTACCCATATCGTTACCCCGGACCTGCAGCGCAGGGAAAAAACCGGCCTGGCCTATATCCCCTTCCAGAAACTTCCCGACGATCCTTCGGCCTGCCTTGGCACCAGCAGCCTGGCCCAGGTGTATAACCAACTGGGCGGCAGCGCTGGCCAGGTGCCCGATCTTCGTGACCCCCGGCTCTTTAAAACCTGTTTCAACACGATCCAGATGCTCCTTGGCCAGGGACTGATCCTGGCCGGGCACGATGTTTCCACTGGAGGCATAATCACTGCCCTGTGCGAGATGGCTTTTGCGGGAAACTGCGGCCTGGAAATCAATTTTCCCGATAATATGCTCTTTTTCGAGGGTCCGGGGGTGATTATTCAATACCCGATCGAGGCCCAGGAAAAGATTCTGGCTCATTTTACCAGGGCGATGGAATTTTACCCGATCGCCCGGCCTGATTTCGATGATCTGACTATCAGGACTCAGAGCGGGAGCCTGCGGGTCGGAATGGAAGAGCTGCGAAGAGTCTGGCAAAAGACTTCCTATGAGATGGAGCGGCTCCAGATGAATCCGGCTGTAGCCGATGAAGGATTTGCCCATTTCGGCACACCGCTGAAAAGTTTTGCCTTTCCGGCTGACTTTGATCCAATGCGCTATCCGCGGCCTGCGGCCTCATCTTCGTCGCCGCTTCCTGTCCGGGCGGCTATTATCAGAGAGAAGGGGACCAACGGAGACCGGGAAATGGCCTACGCCCTGCACATGGCCGGGTTCGAGGTCCGGGACGTCACCACCACCGACATTACCTGTGGACGGGAGACGCTGTCTGATATCGGGTTCATTGTTTTCTGCGGCGGATTTTCCAATTCGGATGTCCTTGGCTCTGCCCGTGGATGGGCAGGCATCTTCCGGTATAACCAGACAGCCCGCACCGTGCTCCGGGACTTCTACCAGCGGCAGGATACCCTGTCCCTGGGCATCTGCAACGGCTGCCAGTTGATGACCCAGCTCAATCTGATCTATCCGGCCTATGAAGAGAGCAAACAGCCGAAACTCCTGCCGAACAGGTCGAATATTTTCGAATCACGGTTCCTGACCGTGGACATAGCTCCCTCCCCGGCCATTCTGCTTCAGGGTCTGGAAGGATCGTGCCTTGGAATCTGGGTAGCTCACGGAGAGGGGAGATTTTCCTTTGGCGGCAGCAGGGAGGAATACATCATTCCGGTTACCTATTCAGCTCCCCATTATCCGGCCAATCCGAACGGTTCACAGTTCGAAGCAGCCGCCATCTGCTCTGCCGACGGCAGGCACCTGGCCATGATGCCCCATCCCGAACGCGCCCTTTTCCCCTGGCAGTGGGGATACTATCCCCCTGCTGAAAAAGGCCGCCATCCGGTTACCCCCTGGGTAATGCTCTTTGCGAATGCCAGGAACTGGATTCAGGCCCGGCAAGGGGGCAAATGAATAATGAGCAATTAACCATGACCTGAAGAAATAAACCACACTTTGGAGGTTCCTATGAAAAAAGTTATTACTGTACTCACCCTGAGCTTTATGTTCATCATTATCCTATTCTCCTGCACGAATTCCCCGAAAAATGATACTTCCCTGGCTGCCTCGGAAACAGAAAAGAAGCTGGTGGGGAAATGGAAACTGCTTCATGCCGATCCCACCCAGGAGAACCCTCCCGAGGATCTGACCTACATCCTGAATCCGGACCTCACCTGTGTGCTGGAATTCACGAACGATAAAAAGGAAAAACAGAAGATTGAAGGCACCTATAAGGTCGTTGAAGACCGGCTGCAATTCTTCAGGCAGGAGACATTGAGAAAAGAATTTCAGGTTCAGTTCCAGGGGAACGATACGCTCCGGCTGACTGAGCCCAGCTCCAAAAATTCCATGACCCTGGCCAGAGCGGGAGAGTAGGGTAAGGGAGAGTGAATTAAGGAGAGGCAGCCGCCTGGCAGCGGATGTCTCGACAGCTTTCTCTATTTTATTTGCTGGTTTTCGAGTTCTTCTTCGGATATGCCGGTAGAATCCTGGATAATTTTAGGGTCAATCCCCTGCCTGGAAAAGCTTCCTGGCAGCCTCCAGTCTCCCTATTCGCTCACCTTAATCTCTTTTTTCCATCTTATTTTCTCACCGGCTCCCTATTTTTTCAACGTGAGGAATATCTGTCTATTCCATAATTTTATTCACAATCTCTCGATCTTATGGTATAATGATTGCTCTAACCTCAAAATCCCCCAGGCAGAAGCATTTCCCCAGGTGCACTCGTGTGCAAGTATGCCTTATGGGGTTAGATATGGAAGGAAGGAGAAAATGAGGAAGGAGAAACAAAACCATGATTATCGATGTCCACACCCATGCTTTCCCAGATCATATTGCTTCGATAGCCATTGAGAAGTTAGAAAATTCATCCAGGACCAGGGCTTATCTCAATGGGACGACTGCCGATCTGCTCAAGTCTATGGACCGGGCAGGTATCGAAATTGGCGTCGTGGCCTGCGTAGCCACTGCACCGGCTCAGTTCAATTCCATCCTGAGCTGGTGTCAGTCTATAGCCAGTCCCCGGCTTATTCCGCTCCCTTCTGTGCATCCTGAATCCCCGAATGTCAGGGAAGAAGTTCGCAAAATCAGGGAGGCGGGCTTTGTCGGCCTCAAGCTCCATGCTGAATTTCAATCTTTCTCCCTCGATGAGGAGCGGATGTACCCGATTTATGAGGAAGCAACGAACAGCGGCCTTCTGATCCTGTTTCACTGCGGCTATGATATCAGCTTTCCCGATTCTGAACGGAGCAGTCCGGACAAACTGGCCCAGGTCCACAGGGATTTTCCGGAATTGCCAATCATCGCCTCCCACCTGGGAGGGTGGCGGCAGTGGGACAAGGTGCTGCATCATCTCGTCGGCAAGGATATCTATCTGGACACCAGTTATACCATAGGCTATATCGATAAGGATTCACTGCGGACGATTCTCACCTATCATCCGCCAAACAGAATCCTGTTCGGTACGGATTCCCCCTGGAAGGATCAGGAGGAAGAGATCAGGCTGATTAATTCACTGGATATCTCATC
The genomic region above belongs to bacterium and contains:
- a CDS encoding GxxExxY protein; this encodes MNENDIGTMVVDCAIAVHRELGPGHLETVYEIVLARELQDRGLKVERQVPLPIQYKNIKFDEGFRADIIVNDKVILEVKSIEKVTAAHKKQVQTYLRLTGCKLGYLLNFGEALMKAGITRCVNGLKE
- the purL gene encoding phosphoribosylformylglycinamidine synthase, whose protein sequence is MILTLQSSLDKQKYYVLEFQTSDRNPAQAPSGPEAAMKSSSGPVPVSGVSSGLDPETLDRIAWLFQARPVSIRTGLFIGPRREMVTPWSTNAVEILKNTGISGIIRAEEFMLVEPSSSSGNQPPDIDPMLQEVYHRIDDQLFAPQIKPVPVRQIEDIAAYNREAGLALSDQEVDYLTSYARKAGRHLTDAELFGFAQANSEHCRHKIFKGKYVLDGQVQQLSLFDWIRQTSLQNPANIVSAYSDNVAFFKGPVVEQFAPDESGRFRVREIESTLSLKAETHNFPTTVCAFPGAATGTGGEIRDRMGGGIGSLPGVGTAGYLTSYARMSDLPWEDALPAREYLYQDPATILIQASNGASDYGNKFGQPLIAGTVTTFEHTTGEVFWGFDKVIMLAGGVGQANIRHAHKKVPARGDRVILLGGDNYRIGIAGGSVSSVNTGEMEKKLELNAVQRANAEMQQRVYRVLRALAEDADHNPVVSLHDHGAGGHFNCFSELLEQCGGVILMDRLPLGDPTLSDLEIIGNESQERMGLIVPESAVERILKIADRERCPCFVVGTCTGDGRLVFQWEDRHALNGEGNNTPVDLDLKFLFGNPPKTETRAETIEVNFPPVTIPEASLEEHLRRVLRLTKVASKEWLTHKADRSVTGLVAQQQTVGPCQLPLSDVAVKALDYTGNHGLALGMGDNPICGLVSPEAGARMSVAEALLNIVFAPLVKGLDSVVLSANWMWPYNQPGEKASLYRAVRALGEVCLGLGIAVPTGKDSLSMSQQYPSGMVVRSPGTVIVTAAGWCDDLTHIVTPDLQRREKTGLAYIPFQKLPDDPSACLGTSSLAQVYNQLGGSAGQVPDLRDPRLFKTCFNTIQMLLGQGLILAGHDVSTGGIITALCEMAFAGNCGLEINFPDNMLFFEGPGVIIQYPIEAQEKILAHFTRAMEFYPIARPDFDDLTIRTQSGSLRVGMEELRRVWQKTSYEMERLQMNPAVADEGFAHFGTPLKSFAFPADFDPMRYPRPAASSSSPLPVRAAIIREKGTNGDREMAYALHMAGFEVRDVTTTDITCGRETLSDIGFIVFCGGFSNSDVLGSARGWAGIFRYNQTARTVLRDFYQRQDTLSLGICNGCQLMTQLNLIYPAYEESKQPKLLPNRSNIFESRFLTVDIAPSPAILLQGLEGSCLGIWVAHGEGRFSFGGSREEYIIPVTYSAPHYPANPNGSQFEAAAICSADGRHLAMMPHPERALFPWQWGYYPPAEKGRHPVTPWVMLFANARNWIQARQGGK
- a CDS encoding amidohydrolase family protein, encoding MIIDVHTHAFPDHIASIAIEKLENSSRTRAYLNGTTADLLKSMDRAGIEIGVVACVATAPAQFNSILSWCQSIASPRLIPLPSVHPESPNVREEVRKIREAGFVGLKLHAEFQSFSLDEERMYPIYEEATNSGLLILFHCGYDISFPDSERSSPDKLAQVHRDFPELPIIASHLGGWRQWDKVLHHLVGKDIYLDTSYTIGYIDKDSLRTILTYHPPNRILFGTDSPWKDQEEEIRLINSLDISSAFKAHILGQNAKELFQIHA